A genomic segment from Nicotiana tabacum cultivar K326 chromosome 7, ASM71507v2, whole genome shotgun sequence encodes:
- the LOC107799492 gene encoding uncharacterized protein LOC107799492, whose amino-acid sequence MASIHTFAIFSLIFILLPWSTANNALPPIFSPIFENVCKEVSCGKGTCKASSNGTFGFACECDPGWRQTRSKNDNFFKFLPCVIPNCTTNFSCGEEAPAPAPDKRTNASIFEPCHWAECGGGMCNKTSPVTYSCECQEGYYNLLNLTVFPCFKECALGMDCSQLGIDIMGNKSSSPPPSLPDNSKSIAISFFGGGYGWSIITAATMAVVLMI is encoded by the exons ATGGCTTCAATTCATACCTTTGCAATTTTCTCTCTAATTTTTATTCTGCTACCATGGTCCACTGCTAACAATGCTCTGCCTCCTATCTTCTCCCCTATCTTCG AAAATGTGTGTAAAGAAGTGAGTTGTGGAAAAGGAACTTGCAAAGCTTCTTCAAATGGTACTTTTGGTTTCGCATGTGAATGTGATCCTGGTTGGAGGCAAACTCGTTCCAAAAACGATAACTTTTTCAAGTTTCTTCCTTGTGTTATTCCCAACT GTACTACAAACTTCTCGTGTGGAGAGGAGGCTCCTGCCCCAGCACCAGATAAACGAACTAATGCATCAATCTTTGAAC CTTGCCATTGGGCTGAATGTGGAGGCGGCATGTGCAACAAGACCTCTCCCGTGACCTATTCTTGTGAATGCCAAGAGGGTTACTACAATCTACTCAATCTCACTGTTTTCCCTTGCTTCAAAGAAT GTGCTCTTGGAATGGATTGTTCTCAGCTTGGGATTGATATAATGGGCAACAAGTCATCTTCTCCGCCTCCTAGTTTGCCTGATAACAGCAAAAGTATAG CTATTTCGTTTTTTGGTGGTGGCTATGGCTGGTCGATCATCACGGCTGCAACTATGGCTGTGGTTTTAATGATATAG